Proteins from a genomic interval of candidate division KSB1 bacterium:
- a CDS encoding FAD-dependent monooxygenase, whose translation MEKIDVCIIGAGPAGTATAAALIKLRPGWRDHLVVLEKATHPRHKLCGGGLTPWVKTLLRQLELEADVPSLPIDNVQLFLHDRPLEFKTPGLFCTIRRNEFDAALAKSLRQKGVRLLEKTPARQLIETAEGIRVETEGETFLAKIVVGADGAKSLVRRAFFHETSSRVSRLIEILAPATNGLADEFQLRRAAIDFRPVKRHLQGYIWDFPCWCEGAPHVNIGVFDSRIVAEKPHANLPELLQRHLDERRWNISVDLMGHPERWFHPGDVYSRPRVLLVGDAAGVEPWLGEGISMSLAYGPVAAAALVAALERGDFSFADYRQRLLRDHLGKILRRNRLAARLFYSPKIFSVLPPLGGLLHAYLNHRVKLALKNSHPEPAGLFELSVNAVKR comes from the coding sequence ATGGAAAAAATCGACGTCTGCATCATCGGCGCCGGGCCGGCGGGAACCGCCACGGCGGCGGCACTGATCAAGCTGCGCCCGGGCTGGCGCGATCATCTGGTGGTTTTGGAGAAGGCCACGCATCCGCGCCACAAGCTGTGCGGCGGCGGGCTGACGCCATGGGTGAAAACGTTGTTGCGCCAGCTCGAGCTCGAGGCCGACGTGCCGTCGCTGCCGATTGACAACGTGCAGCTTTTTTTGCATGACCGGCCGCTGGAATTCAAGACCCCGGGCCTGTTTTGCACGATTCGCCGCAACGAATTTGACGCGGCCCTGGCGAAGAGCCTGCGCCAAAAAGGCGTCCGCTTGCTGGAAAAAACGCCGGCGCGGCAGTTGATCGAAACCGCCGAGGGCATTCGCGTCGAAACCGAGGGTGAAACCTTTCTGGCCAAAATCGTCGTCGGCGCCGATGGCGCGAAGAGCCTGGTGCGGCGCGCGTTTTTCCACGAAACCTCGTCGCGGGTGTCGCGCTTGATCGAAATTTTGGCGCCGGCCACCAACGGCCTGGCGGATGAGTTTCAGTTGCGCCGTGCCGCCATTGATTTTCGTCCCGTGAAACGGCACTTGCAAGGTTATATTTGGGATTTCCCTTGCTGGTGCGAGGGCGCGCCGCATGTGAACATCGGCGTGTTTGATAGCCGCATCGTTGCCGAGAAGCCCCACGCCAATTTGCCCGAGTTACTGCAGCGCCATCTCGACGAACGGCGCTGGAACATTTCCGTCGATTTGATGGGACACCCGGAGCGGTGGTTTCATCCGGGCGATGTGTACAGCCGACCGCGAGTATTGCTGGTGGGCGACGCCGCCGGCGTGGAACCGTGGTTGGGCGAGGGCATTTCGATGTCGCTGGCTTACGGTCCGGTGGCGGCGGCAGCGCTAGTGGCGGCACTGGAGCGCGGCGATTTTTCGTTCGCGGATTACCGCCAGCGCCTGCTGCGCGATCATCTCGGCAAAATTTTGCGGCGCAACCGGCTGGCGGCGCGGCTGTTTTATTCGCCTAAAATATTCTCGGTGCTGCCGCCGCTCGGCGGGCTTTTGCATGCGTACTTGAATCATCGCGTCAAGCTCGCCCTTAAAAACAGTCACCCGGAGCCGGCGGGGCTTTTCGAATTAAGCGTTAACGCCGTCAAACGCTAA